The genomic stretch TGTAATTaaatggaaaaggagggcatcAGAACAGCCACATGAGCTTCCAGGACCTCATGAAATGTTGAGGCATGGAATGTTGGTGTTTTGATTAACAATGTTTTTAATCGACTGCATGAGCCACTTTGGAGGtttttgcagaaaagcagcataaacatgaaataaatttaaaatgttaGTGCGTAAGGTGCAAAACAAAAGGTCAAGGAAAGGAGGGACATTGATTTGCTGGAGCCCCTTGTAGCAAGAATCTTGGGGAAGATTTGGATAGCAGGGATGTGTGTCATGAGATTCAGAAATTCTAGGCTGGCTTCAGCTATGAACAGACAATATCCTCTTAAGGCTGCGAATacactgcaacattttgttgtaaGCCCTTCTTGTACAGTGATACTGCTTAGATTTCTTATTAAGCcttctcaacatttttctttACCAAAATCTAACACCTATCCAAataaaaaatgggggatagaagttccatattttttgttttgtcacAGGTAATGCTGGCTATCATGAGCTATTTGACCAAGACTGAACATTTGAATGAAAGCCTCAGAATATAAGTTACATCTCAAATCGACTGTGAATTTGCTTTCCTTTTGCTTTGTTATAGTTGGTAATAAGATCCAATTTACTGTGACCAAGAGTCATCCTTTTATCATCCCTGTGGATTTTGCTGTTGTTTGTCATTGGTGCATCCTTGGGGAGGCCATAGGAACCAGGAAGTGTGGGTCTCGTCTCACTAGTTATTGGATTAGTAGACTTGTGAAAGAGGTCTAGTTTACTGTATCCATGAGTAGCAGGTTTCTCATCCTTCTGAGTTTTGTTTACATCTTCCATTGATTGACCAGCATAGTGGAACTTCTTGTTGCTTTTTACTCCAGTGTTCTCAGGCAGAAGGTGTGAATCATTTCCATTTCTTGTGTGGCCACCTAATATTGGGGAAGATACTGACATCAAAGAAGTCTTAACTCTCAGAAGATCAGATGTGTCATTGTATGGAGAGCTTAATTTTGCTGATGTACTGCAGCTAGAGTCTGACTGTTCCCCGGGCTGGTATTTCCAGTCATTAAGCCCCAATAAGTCTGAAATGTTCCTTCTGGAAGTCTTTTCACAAGGTGCATTGGCAGTTGCCTGGTTCAGATATGGGGATTTCTTAATGCTTGCTATACTTGAATTTGAGAGACTACTTGAGGGGCTTGTTGTTTCACTCTCATTCACTTGGATGCACTTTAGAACTGGCTCAGTTTTCTGCAAGCTTCTGTGAGAAGATGATGTGGATCTTGCAGCACTGGGGATACTGAGTTTATTCACAGATCTAGATTCAGCATATATGCAGCGGAACTCTCTGTCAAAGTCCTCAACAATTTTTCCTTTAAAGTGTGTCACCAGGCCAGTGTGGAGTTGGCTACACAGCCATGTGAAACTGAAAGTAAAAGATCCAGAGACACAACATGAATCAATATATTAAAGCACACTCATTTCAAATGTCAGTGGACACCTTGGAAACTGATTGGACAGAATATTCACTTCCACTGGGatagaaatcctttaaataaagcaataaaattgTATTTTGTTGCATGTGCCACAGAAAACATGAGAACCATTTGAAAGTCAGTGTCTAAGATGAGTTCACACACCTTACATCCATTAGGCAACAATTGAAGCTATTAGGCGTACTTGAAAATGTAGACAAGCTGTTACAAAACAATTGTGGTAGATCACCTCCTTTATGACATCTTTGTAACAAAAAAATGCAGCAAATGCAGAACAAGCTGAGAAGTAGTCTGCCAATCTTCCCATTAATGTTTGCAGACAAATAAGTTACTAAAGAGTTCAAAGCTCACCTAGTCCCAGCTACACCAGGATTCCTTGGTTTACCCTATCTGTAGGAAATTTAACAGGCTGTTAGTTTAAAGTTGTTTGCTCCTCACAGGATGCAAGAAAAAGAATACACCATACTGCTTCTTTACTTCTGGCCCTACCATAAGGCAACTCTAGGTGGTGCTGCCTAGATAGCACATTTTACAGAGGCTACTGAGGCTGCAGAGAGCAAAGCTTAACTTGGCCAGATAATTTGGAGTGCCACATATCTTACATTAAAAATGCAGCTTAATGTGTACATTTGGttgagtgatttttttaaaaaactgaaatagTACTCACAGGAAATGGATCAGGATTGGAACCGTGGCTAAGGCTCATTTAACCCTttcccatcatgccatatatttGCAATGAAAACTTTGCTCCTGATCCTGCTGTTAGCTTCAGGAGGAAAACTTCCATTGGTTGTAATGGAAGCATACCTGCTGGATTAAGAGCACCTTGTGGGAGACAGACCATTTTTATCAGGACTATGAAACAAAAGGGCTGTAGCATAAGTTTCCCATGTGCTACAGTCCCAGTCCCAGTTCCAACAGAACACCACCATCCCCATGGTTGCTATttaggtaagcaaacaaacaggGCCAAACACTGCATTTAACATAATGTGTAATTTGGCAAGATACAGGGGCTAAAGGAAAGACTGAAGGCTTGCTGTTTGTCAAAGGACTTGAATAATTTCTTGCCTCTAGGTTAGCTGCAGAATTTACTTCCAGTGCTAGGAATCAGCCCTGGAACATGTGAAGCAGCAATAACTGCATCTAAGAGCTTCCCCCAAAGGTGAGTTACCAAAGCTAGTGCTTGCATGTTTGGGTTAAAACAGTTCCCTCCAGGATCAGAGGGTGAGGTGTCCAGGCAGACCTGACTCATCAGCTTCCTCAGAGGCCTTGCTCCAGGCCCCTCTGCCACTGAATTGACAGAGAAAGGTTACCAAAGGCAGGACCTTCTTGGAAATGGCATCAAGGTTTTAGGATATCTTCCTGGGGAAGGTTgattctgccttctccctgcccagcaCCTGAAGATTAGCAAAGGCAATGTTTTTTTTCAGAGTGCCATTGGGATTCTCTTACTTTGACATTTTCTTAGTTTGCTATTCCCATGACTGTTTCATGCTGCTGAATCTAATCAGTTATCTGTTTCCTGTTGTGCGCTGCTGgttaatttattacatttttatctttGATTATTTACTTTTGCATTAtggatttttaaatttaaaatattttagatgcCCTGCAGTCCTCTTTAGACCAGAGGGTGGGATACTGGTGTTTTGGTAAATATCTGTAAGTAGAAACAATGGGCAAATGACTCCACTTCTAATGCATGGGAGATGAGAGAGTCAGCGAGTCCAGGGCCAGGTgtgattggcagcagctgcaatggaactAGAAACCCATATCGTGGCGGAATGAGCCTTCCACCAGAGCCAACTTGCTAGAAAAACACTTGAAAATATTTTCCAGAGGTAAGTGCAGTAGTGCATTGCTGGGACACCAGTGGAAAGGCCAGCACCTTCCTGCCTGTGTCATTGGCTCTCCTGCCACCTACCAGAGCAGGAAAGTcagaggagaagcaggagggggtgggagggcattatgggagtggggagggggtttaaaGGGTCAGGGAGgttgtgggagggagtggatcagCAGTGatgatggcacatgctggatcctccTCCCCTTTCCGAAAGCTTCCtagctccctttctctccttgaatttgcactagtgaaatt from Tiliqua scincoides isolate rTilSci1 chromosome 4, rTilSci1.hap2, whole genome shotgun sequence encodes the following:
- the FAM83C gene encoding protein FAM83C produces the protein MFGYPTTEPMTWLHRNYGNSQGSSGQLKSRLDDLKKPWRKEISPSMLQHSETARLAVDAFLEQGEDSYLQAVSEEKELPFLSTSDMDYMSQYSQSITESPKKGQEAGLMRRDSMDRASLLSGVTSGTYFPFMSDVDPPNLELGWPVASPVTANDQTEVILYFQRDKANNVKEILRTLISKAKTVIAIVMDLFTDMEILSDLMVASSRRRVPVYLILDEKNFKEFAEMCSKVGLTMDDFPNMRIRCVSGDTYYSKAGKKLTGQALEKFVLIDCEQVLAGTYSFTWLCSQLHTGLVTHFKGKIVEDFDREFRCIYAESRSVNKLSIPSAARSTSSSHRSLQKTEPVLKCIQVNESETTSPSSSLSNSSIASIKKSPYLNQATANAPCEKTSRRNISDLLGLNDWKYQPGEQSDSSCSTSAKLSSPYNDTSDLLRVKTSLMSVSSPILGGHTRNGNDSHLLPENTGVKSNKKFHYAGQSMEDVNKTQKDEKPATHGYSKLDLFHKSTNPITSETRPTLPGSYGLPKDAPMTNNSKIHRDDKRMTLGHSKLDLITNYNKAKGKQIHSRFEM